In the genome of Desulfovibrio desulfuricans, one region contains:
- a CDS encoding ABC transporter ATP-binding protein, with protein MPALYTFSNVVKKFATANEDIEIIKDISMVVEEGEMLAIVGQSGSGKSTLLHLMGALDTPSSGEICFEGRDMALMSADQKAAFRNKTLGFVFQFHHLLPEFSALENVAMPAIIGGASQRSVMTRAREMLDRVGLSARMDSKIATLSGGERQRVAIARAVFMRPRVLLADEPTGNLDEVTGAQVGELMNELNRELGMTLVVVTHNRELAAGMGRTLELKAGTLYEKTFE; from the coding sequence ATGCCAGCACTCTATACTTTTTCAAATGTGGTCAAAAAATTTGCTACAGCCAATGAAGATATCGAAATTATCAAGGATATCAGCATGGTTGTGGAAGAAGGCGAGATGCTGGCCATCGTGGGACAGTCCGGTTCCGGCAAGAGCACCCTCTTGCATCTTATGGGTGCTCTTGATACTCCAAGTTCGGGCGAGATATGTTTTGAGGGACGCGACATGGCGCTTATGAGCGCAGACCAGAAGGCTGCTTTTCGCAACAAGACTCTGGGTTTCGTTTTTCAATTTCATCATCTGCTGCCGGAATTTTCTGCCCTTGAAAATGTGGCCATGCCGGCTATAATCGGTGGTGCGAGCCAACGTTCAGTGATGACCCGTGCGCGTGAAATGCTTGACCGCGTGGGCCTTTCGGCGCGTATGGACAGCAAAATTGCTACCCTCTCAGGCGGCGAACGCCAGCGGGTAGCCATTGCTCGCGCGGTTTTTATGCGACCGCGTGTTCTGCTGGCTGATGAACCTACTGGCAATCTGGATGAAGTTACCGGGGCTCAAGTGGGCGAACTCATGAACGAACTCAATCGTGAATTGGGCATGACCCTCGTAGTTGTGACGCACAACCGGGAGCTGGCCGCAGGCATGGGCAGAACCCTGGAACTGAAAGCGGGGACCTTGTATGAGAAGACTTTTGAATAA
- a CDS encoding DNA-3-methyladenine glycosylase family protein produces MPQYFVYGQQETEYLSRRDKRLAAVIEQLGPVRREVRPDLFDALMHAIVGQQIATKAQQTVWARLEQALGRVTPETVDNAAADSLQRLGLSFRKVGYMKGAARKVLQGELDVEALRLMDQAQLSAALCALEGVGVWTAEMLMLFSLQRPDVLSFGDLAIHRGLRMVYRHKVVDRQRFEVYRRRFSPYGSVASLYLWAVAGGALPELADPAAPR; encoded by the coding sequence ATGCCCCAGTATTTTGTCTACGGACAACAGGAGACCGAATACCTCTCGCGCCGGGACAAGCGGCTGGCCGCTGTCATAGAGCAGCTTGGACCCGTGCGGCGCGAGGTTCGTCCTGACCTTTTTGACGCGCTGATGCACGCCATTGTGGGGCAGCAGATCGCCACCAAGGCCCAGCAGACCGTATGGGCGCGATTGGAGCAGGCCCTTGGGCGGGTCACGCCCGAAACTGTGGACAACGCCGCCGCAGACAGTCTGCAACGGCTGGGGCTGTCGTTCCGCAAGGTAGGGTACATGAAGGGCGCTGCCCGCAAGGTTCTGCAGGGCGAGCTGGATGTGGAGGCCCTGCGCCTGATGGATCAGGCGCAGCTGAGCGCCGCCCTGTGCGCGCTGGAGGGAGTGGGCGTATGGACGGCGGAAATGCTCATGTTGTTTTCGCTCCAGCGGCCCGATGTGCTCAGTTTTGGCGATCTGGCCATCCACAGGGGGCTGCGCATGGTCTACAGGCACAAGGTGGTCGACCGTCAGCGGTTTGAGGTCTACCGTCGCCGCTTCAGCCCTTATGGCTCTGTGGCGAGTCTGTATCTGTGGGCCGTGGCTGGCGGGGCACTGCCAGAGCTTGCCGACCCCGCCGCACCCCGTTAA
- a CDS encoding glycine cleavage system protein R, with protein MQKFTASFLGRDCPGVVASVSRILEESGCNIEEVTQTILSGEFAAIFVVAAPEKDAESLRAKLNGGLEAAKVDLSVLVRPAIKGQWGTDLHCEPFVVTADGPDKPGLIAAMSRVFARHGVNIESLKAILGEGGSNHALFVFEVMVPNSVDMGRLRRELDCEGQKRDLRVSVQHRDIFEAVHRVNSF; from the coding sequence ATGCAAAAATTTACAGCCTCCTTTCTGGGGCGCGACTGCCCCGGCGTGGTGGCCTCTGTGAGCCGAATTCTTGAAGAAAGCGGCTGCAACATCGAGGAAGTGACCCAGACGATCCTTTCCGGCGAGTTTGCGGCCATTTTTGTGGTTGCAGCCCCGGAGAAAGACGCCGAAAGCCTGCGCGCCAAACTGAACGGCGGCCTTGAGGCCGCCAAGGTCGACCTTTCCGTGCTGGTGCGCCCGGCAATCAAGGGGCAGTGGGGAACAGACCTCCACTGCGAACCTTTTGTGGTCACCGCCGACGGCCCGGACAAACCCGGCCTCATCGCCGCCATGAGCCGCGTGTTTGCCCGCCACGGCGTGAACATCGAAAGCCTCAAGGCCATACTGGGCGAGGGCGGCTCCAACCATGCGCTTTTTGTGTTTGAGGTCATGGTGCCCAACAGCGTCGACATGGGCCGGCTGCGCCGCGAGCTTGACTGCGAGGGGCAAAAGCGCGACCTGCGCGTGAGCGTCCAGCACCGGGATATTTTTGAGGCCGTGCATCGAGTGAACTCTTTTTAA
- a CDS encoding PFL family protein, translating to MLSEREVISTLNMLRNEHLDVRTVTLGVSLFDCVSHDLELFTANVKAKLNRYASQLVQVCNEVGDKYGIPVVNKRISVSPIAVVGAPFGPDGMVRVCKALDEAAKEAGVDFLGGFSALVEKGFASGDRSLIEALPQALAETDRICSSINVASSRSGINMDAVALMGQQILKVANATAERGGIGCAKLVVFANIPQDVPFMAGAYLGVGEPDVVINVGVSGPGVVKKALDRAREAGHNGKGGRLTLLDMAEVIKRTAYKVTRVGEMIGTEVATRLGLPFGVADLSLAPTPAVGDSVGEIFQSMGLSSIGAPGTTAVLAMLNDAVKKGGAFASSSVGGLSGAFIPVSEDSSIEAAATSGLLSLEKLEAMTSVCSVGLDMIAIPGDTPASTISGIIADEMAIGVINTKTTAVRLIPVPGKGVGEEVSFGGLLGKAAIIPVPKGDATDFIGFGGRIPAPIHSLKN from the coding sequence ATGCTTTCAGAACGCGAAGTTATCAGCACGTTGAACATGCTCCGCAACGAGCACCTTGATGTGCGCACCGTCACCCTGGGCGTAAGCCTGTTTGACTGCGTCAGTCATGACCTTGAGCTTTTTACCGCCAACGTTAAGGCCAAGCTGAACCGCTATGCCTCCCAGCTCGTGCAAGTCTGCAACGAAGTGGGCGACAAGTACGGCATCCCGGTGGTGAACAAGCGCATCAGCGTGAGCCCCATTGCCGTGGTGGGCGCGCCCTTTGGGCCCGACGGCATGGTGCGCGTGTGCAAGGCCCTTGACGAAGCCGCCAAGGAGGCGGGCGTCGATTTTCTGGGTGGTTTTTCCGCCCTGGTGGAAAAAGGTTTTGCCAGCGGCGACCGCTCCCTGATTGAAGCCCTGCCCCAGGCGCTTGCCGAGACCGACCGCATCTGCTCCTCCATCAACGTGGCCTCGTCGCGCAGCGGCATCAACATGGATGCCGTGGCCCTCATGGGCCAGCAGATCCTCAAGGTTGCCAACGCCACCGCCGAGCGCGGCGGCATCGGCTGCGCCAAGCTTGTGGTGTTTGCCAACATTCCTCAGGACGTGCCCTTTATGGCTGGCGCCTACCTTGGCGTGGGCGAACCCGATGTGGTCATCAACGTGGGCGTCTCCGGCCCCGGCGTTGTCAAAAAGGCCCTCGACCGCGCCCGCGAGGCGGGGCACAACGGCAAGGGCGGCCGCCTTACCCTGCTGGACATGGCCGAGGTCATCAAGCGCACCGCCTACAAGGTTACCCGCGTGGGCGAGATGATCGGCACGGAAGTGGCCACCCGTCTGGGCCTGCCCTTTGGCGTGGCCGACCTCTCGCTGGCTCCCACCCCCGCAGTGGGCGACTCTGTGGGCGAAATTTTTCAGAGCATGGGCCTCTCCAGCATCGGCGCGCCCGGCACCACCGCCGTTCTGGCCATGCTGAACGACGCGGTGAAAAAGGGCGGAGCGTTTGCATCTTCCTCGGTGGGCGGTCTTTCGGGCGCGTTTATCCCCGTTTCGGAAGACTCGAGCATCGAGGCTGCCGCCACCTCCGGCCTGCTCAGCCTTGAAAAGCTTGAGGCCATGACCAGCGTGTGCTCGGTGGGTCTGGACATGATCGCCATCCCCGGCGACACTCCCGCATCGACCATCTCGGGCATTATCGCCGACGAAATGGCCATTGGCGTCATCAATACCAAGACCACGGCCGTGCGTCTTATCCCCGTGCCCGGCAAGGGCGTGGGCGAAGAGGTGTCGTTTGGCGGCCTGCTGGGCAAGGCGGCCATCATCCCTGTACCCAAGGGCGACGCCACCGACTTTATCGGCTTTGGCGGGCGCATCCCCGCCCCCATCCACAGCCTGAAAAACTAG
- a CDS encoding lipoprotein-releasing ABC transporter permease subunit: MSFELFVALRYLFSRRKQTFIYIISIMSILGVAIGVGALVVVLGVYNGLTTDMRDKILGANAHAIVMSYIPSAFENRSDLLDRVRSVKGVTGATPFIYTEVMLSAGGGVKGVVLRGIDPQTAPAVLSMLRQMRVGSAADLEREGAPGLIVGEELAKRLGLGLGSRVNLLSPSGQKTTSGYAPRVRPFEVVGIFKTGMFEYDSSLGFVTLAAARDVLGLPDNYLSGVELTVADVYKADQTAAAVSTELGSPFYVRSWMEMNANLFAALKLEKIGMFILLAMVVLIGSFSIVTTLVMLVMEKTRDIAIIMSMGATSGMIRRIFMFQGTIIGVIGTLLGYALGLSLGWLLKRYQFIKLPENVYTLDHLPIIISLSDVLIIGASAMLLCFLATLYPARQASRLQPAEALRYE, from the coding sequence ATGTCATTTGAACTATTTGTCGCACTGCGCTACCTCTTCTCGAGGCGAAAGCAGACATTCATTTATATCATATCGATCATGTCCATTCTGGGCGTGGCTATTGGCGTTGGTGCGCTGGTAGTGGTGCTGGGCGTGTACAACGGCCTGACCACTGACATGCGCGACAAGATTCTGGGGGCCAATGCCCATGCCATCGTCATGTCCTACATACCCTCGGCCTTCGAGAACCGCAGCGACCTTCTGGACCGCGTGCGCTCTGTGAAGGGCGTTACCGGCGCTACGCCTTTTATTTACACCGAGGTCATGCTTTCCGCCGGCGGCGGCGTCAAGGGCGTGGTGCTGCGCGGCATTGACCCGCAAACCGCGCCTGCAGTGCTCTCCATGCTGCGGCAAATGCGCGTGGGTTCAGCCGCCGACCTTGAACGCGAAGGCGCACCAGGGCTGATTGTTGGCGAGGAGCTGGCCAAACGCCTGGGCCTGGGCCTGGGCAGCCGCGTCAACCTGCTTTCGCCCTCCGGGCAAAAGACCACCTCGGGCTACGCCCCGCGCGTACGCCCCTTTGAGGTTGTGGGCATCTTCAAGACCGGCATGTTTGAATACGATTCGTCGCTGGGCTTTGTTACCCTTGCCGCTGCGCGCGACGTGCTGGGCCTGCCCGACAACTACCTCTCGGGCGTAGAGCTGACGGTGGCGGACGTCTACAAGGCCGACCAGACCGCAGCTGCGGTTTCCACCGAGCTGGGTTCGCCGTTTTACGTGCGCTCGTGGATGGAAATGAACGCCAACCTATTTGCCGCGCTCAAGCTGGAAAAAATCGGCATGTTCATCCTGCTGGCAATGGTTGTGCTGATCGGCTCGTTTTCCATCGTCACCACGCTGGTTATGCTGGTTATGGAAAAAACCCGCGACATTGCCATCATAATGTCCATGGGCGCCACCAGCGGCATGATACGACGCATATTCATGTTTCAGGGCACCATCATCGGCGTTATCGGCACGCTGCTGGGCTATGCGCTGGGCCTTTCGCTCGGCTGGCTGCTCAAACGCTACCAGTTCATAAAACTGCCCGAAAACGTCTATACCCTTGACCACCTGCCCATAATCATCAGCCTGTCTGACGTGCTTATCATCGGGGCCAGCGCCATGCTGCTGTGCTTTCTGGCCACCCTTTACCCGGCCCGGCAGGCATCGCGCCTGCAACCGGCGGAAGCCCTGCGCTACGAATAG
- the lysS gene encoding lysine--tRNA ligase has translation MLESFAVREGLNEVVKNRVVKSCDLLDAGVPLFPNDFRKEHDVAWVLEKFGALEGEDLDRQEDVFAIAGRIVSLRSFGKVAFFHIMDQSGRIQCYASREHMDEANYMVVKKLDVGDIVGVSGHLFRTKTGELTIACRKVKLITRSMRPLPEKYHGLTDMETRYRQRYVDLIVTPRAREIFFKRSLIVREFRRFMEDHGFMEVETPMMQPLAGGAAAKPFKTHHNALDLPLFLRIAPELYLKRLLVGGFEKVFELNRNFRNEGIDTRHNPEFTMCEFYWAYATFEHLMDFTEQLFAHLAMAVCGTTVVPYQGEMIDLTPGKWTRLSFYDSLTQVGGHSPEFYNDYGRVKAYIRSRGEKAADSESLQKLHAKLFDLDVEGKLIQPHFIYHYPTEISPLSRRNDAHPELTDRFELFITGRELSNAFSELNDPVDQRLRFEDQVREREAGDDEAHSMDQDYLRALEYGMPPAAGQGVGIDRLVMLLTDSASIREVILFPLLRPEV, from the coding sequence ATGCTGGAAAGTTTCGCCGTACGCGAAGGCCTCAACGAAGTTGTCAAAAACCGCGTTGTCAAATCGTGCGACCTTTTGGACGCGGGGGTTCCGCTTTTTCCCAACGACTTCCGCAAAGAGCACGACGTCGCCTGGGTGCTGGAAAAGTTTGGCGCGCTTGAGGGCGAAGATCTGGACAGACAGGAAGACGTCTTTGCCATTGCGGGCCGTATTGTTTCCTTACGGTCATTCGGCAAGGTGGCCTTCTTCCATATCATGGACCAGAGTGGCCGCATCCAGTGCTACGCCTCGCGCGAGCATATGGACGAAGCAAACTACATGGTGGTCAAAAAGCTTGATGTCGGCGATATTGTTGGCGTTTCTGGCCACCTGTTCCGCACCAAGACGGGCGAGCTGACCATCGCCTGCCGCAAGGTCAAGCTGATCACGCGCTCCATGCGCCCTCTGCCCGAAAAATATCACGGCCTCACCGATATGGAGACGCGCTACCGTCAGCGCTACGTCGACCTTATCGTTACGCCCCGCGCCCGCGAAATTTTCTTTAAACGCAGTCTTATTGTGCGCGAATTTCGCCGCTTTATGGAAGACCACGGCTTCATGGAAGTAGAAACCCCCATGATGCAGCCCCTGGCGGGCGGCGCTGCGGCCAAGCCGTTTAAAACGCACCACAACGCCCTCGACCTGCCCCTGTTTTTGCGCATTGCGCCAGAGCTGTACCTCAAGCGCCTGCTGGTTGGCGGGTTTGAAAAAGTTTTTGAGCTCAACCGCAACTTTCGCAACGAAGGCATCGACACGCGTCATAATCCGGAATTCACCATGTGCGAGTTCTACTGGGCGTACGCCACGTTTGAGCACCTCATGGACTTTACGGAACAGCTCTTTGCCCACCTGGCCATGGCCGTCTGCGGCACGACCGTAGTGCCCTATCAGGGCGAGATGATCGACCTTACGCCCGGCAAGTGGACCCGCCTCAGCTTTTACGATTCGCTTACCCAGGTCGGCGGGCATTCGCCGGAATTTTATAACGACTACGGCAGGGTCAAGGCCTACATCCGCTCGCGCGGCGAAAAGGCCGCCGACAGCGAAAGCCTGCAAAAACTGCACGCCAAGCTTTTTGACCTGGATGTGGAAGGCAAGCTTATCCAGCCCCACTTTATCTACCATTATCCCACGGAAATCTCGCCGCTCTCGCGTCGTAACGACGCGCACCCGGAACTGACCGACCGGTTTGAGCTGTTCATCACCGGGCGCGAACTTTCCAACGCCTTTTCCGAACTCAACGACCCTGTGGATCAGCGGCTGCGATTTGAAGACCAGGTGCGCGAGCGCGAGGCTGGCGACGACGAGGCCCACAGCATGGACCAGGACTACCTGCGCGCCCTCGAGTACGGCATGCCCCCGGCGGCCGGGCAGGGCGTGGGCATAGACCGGCTTGTGATGCTGCTTACAGACAGCGCATCCATCCGCGAGGTCATACTCTTCCCCCTGTTGCGCCCCGAGGTGTAA
- the bamA gene encoding outer membrane protein assembly factor BamA produces MRRLLNNVLCKALCLAVLACATLALSGGAMAAEGPLVLVLPFQVNAGPELPNASQDLPQMIADQLAQNGMRAVPMATARQLQRSSGESIDLATARELGRKAGARMVIYGKFNQMGQGFSMDTRIVPVYNGDAVPAGFERNTLTALNECTAALAKRAAEVANPATAAEAVPQKSDAPASLVPMGAPASAHGGIADVQVRGMKVLDPDTVLMRLTIRKGDNPDATAINEEVKRIWDMGYFSDVQANLEGNVLVFTVVEKPRIDNIIVEGSDKVSKDDVLAAMGTKSGSVLNEQVLSDDLQKVSELYHKEGFYLAKVTYRLEDRQGGRGAVLVLSVKEGNKLYIKDVKIEGLTKLDRGDLDKYMALKPRGIFSWLTGTGVLKDEYLERDTNAIAAFGLNEGYVDIQVAAPTVDYRDDGIYITFNVHEGPRYNVRDVVFAGDVIDSEDKMLEVVQMDDWKKSDKHFSLTVMQEDSKRLTDYYADYGYAFAEVDTKVVKADDGSDQVDVGYVITKKQKVFIRRLSVEGNTKTRDNVILREMRLGDGDMYEGAKLRRSNERLNRLRFFSAADMELIPTDKEDEVDLKVKVKEANTGAIMGGIGYSTYYDVGVTASIMERNLFGRGYWLQLQGFFSWRRTSGVLSFTNPRLYDTDLSVGNDLYYTHDYWDNFTKDTVGDSIRLSYPIGEYTSVGGGYRLERYTLYDVDDNASPYISDYKGVNWTSAISGRILRDTTDSKERPTKGTIARLWAEYGGGGLGGTDNFIKTVADWQGFWSLNPQNTVHLRGRLGGVYQNTGSNVPVFERFWVGGMDTIRGYSFSDLSPRDYKYNGDQIGGDRMGVANLEYIWTFQKDLGLALVPFFDAGYNIDSKTMGNELNKYIVCSTGLELRWRSPMGDLRIAYGIPLVQDYDKERENGRIEFSMGQFF; encoded by the coding sequence ATGAGAAGACTTTTGAATAACGTGCTGTGCAAAGCTCTGTGCCTTGCCGTGCTGGCCTGCGCCACCCTGGCGCTTTCGGGTGGAGCCATGGCGGCGGAAGGCCCCCTTGTGCTTGTTTTGCCCTTTCAGGTGAACGCTGGGCCGGAATTGCCCAACGCTTCACAAGACCTGCCGCAGATGATCGCCGATCAGCTGGCGCAAAACGGCATGCGTGCAGTCCCCATGGCGACCGCACGGCAGTTGCAGCGCAGCAGCGGCGAATCCATCGATCTCGCCACGGCCCGCGAGCTTGGCCGCAAGGCTGGCGCCCGCATGGTCATTTACGGCAAGTTTAACCAGATGGGCCAGGGCTTCTCCATGGACACGCGCATTGTGCCTGTCTATAACGGCGATGCCGTGCCTGCCGGTTTTGAACGCAACACGCTCACTGCACTGAACGAATGCACGGCAGCGCTGGCCAAACGCGCCGCCGAGGTTGCCAACCCCGCGACGGCGGCGGAGGCTGTACCGCAAAAGTCAGACGCCCCCGCCTCGCTGGTTCCCATGGGCGCTCCCGCATCCGCGCACGGCGGCATCGCCGACGTGCAGGTACGCGGCATGAAGGTGCTTGACCCCGACACCGTGCTCATGCGCCTTACCATCCGCAAGGGCGACAACCCCGACGCCACCGCCATCAACGAAGAAGTAAAACGTATCTGGGATATGGGGTACTTCAGCGACGTGCAGGCCAACCTTGAAGGCAACGTGCTTGTCTTTACCGTGGTTGAAAAACCCCGCATCGACAACATCATTGTTGAAGGTTCGGACAAGGTCAGCAAGGACGACGTGCTGGCGGCCATGGGCACCAAGAGCGGCAGCGTGCTGAACGAGCAGGTGCTCTCCGACGACCTGCAGAAGGTCAGCGAGCTGTACCACAAGGAAGGCTTTTACCTCGCCAAGGTGACCTACCGCCTCGAAGACCGTCAGGGCGGTCGCGGCGCAGTGCTGGTGCTCAGCGTCAAGGAAGGCAACAAGCTTTATATCAAGGACGTGAAGATCGAGGGTCTTACCAAGCTCGATCGCGGCGACCTTGACAAATACATGGCCCTCAAGCCGCGCGGCATCTTCTCGTGGCTCACGGGCACGGGCGTGCTCAAGGACGAATACCTTGAGCGCGACACCAACGCCATTGCCGCCTTCGGCCTCAATGAAGGCTACGTGGACATTCAGGTGGCCGCGCCTACGGTCGATTATCGCGACGACGGCATCTACATTACCTTTAACGTGCACGAAGGCCCGCGCTACAATGTGCGCGACGTGGTCTTTGCCGGCGACGTTATCGATAGCGAAGACAAAATGCTTGAAGTCGTGCAGATGGACGACTGGAAAAAGTCTGACAAGCACTTTTCGCTTACGGTCATGCAGGAAGACTCCAAGCGCCTCACCGACTACTACGCCGACTACGGCTACGCCTTTGCCGAAGTGGATACCAAGGTCGTCAAGGCCGATGACGGCAGCGATCAGGTCGATGTGGGTTATGTCATCACCAAAAAGCAGAAGGTATTCATCCGCCGCCTGTCGGTGGAGGGAAACACCAAGACCCGCGACAACGTCATCCTGCGTGAAATGCGCCTGGGCGACGGCGACATGTACGAAGGCGCCAAACTGCGCCGTTCCAACGAGCGTTTGAACCGCCTGCGCTTCTTCTCCGCAGCGGATATGGAACTGATCCCCACCGACAAGGAAGACGAGGTCGACCTCAAGGTCAAGGTCAAGGAGGCCAACACCGGCGCCATCATGGGCGGCATTGGCTACTCGACCTACTACGACGTGGGCGTCACCGCCTCCATCATGGAGCGCAACCTCTTTGGCCGCGGCTACTGGCTGCAGCTGCAGGGCTTCTTCTCCTGGCGTCGTACATCCGGCGTGCTGTCATTCACCAACCCGCGCCTGTATGATACCGACCTTTCCGTCGGCAACGATCTGTACTACACCCACGATTACTGGGACAACTTCACCAAGGATACCGTGGGCGACAGCATCCGCCTCTCGTATCCCATTGGTGAATACACCAGCGTTGGCGGCGGTTATCGCCTTGAACGCTACACCCTGTACGACGTGGACGACAACGCTTCGCCCTATATCAGCGATTACAAGGGCGTCAACTGGACAAGCGCCATTTCTGGCCGCATCCTGCGCGACACCACCGACTCCAAGGAGCGCCCCACCAAGGGCACCATCGCCCGTCTGTGGGCTGAATACGGCGGCGGCGGCCTTGGCGGTACCGACAACTTTATCAAGACCGTGGCCGACTGGCAGGGTTTCTGGTCGCTCAATCCGCAAAACACCGTCCACCTTCGCGGACGCCTGGGCGGCGTGTACCAGAATACCGGATCCAACGTGCCAGTGTTTGAACGCTTCTGGGTGGGCGGCATGGATACCATCCGCGGTTACTCCTTCTCCGACCTCTCGCCCCGCGACTACAAGTACAACGGCGACCAGATCGGCGGCGACCGCATGGGCGTTGCCAACCTTGAATACATCTGGACCTTCCAGAAAGACCTTGGCCTCGCACTGGTGCCCTTCTTTGATGCCGGTTACAACATCGACAGCAAGACCATGGGCAACGAGCTCAACAAGTACATTGTCTGCTCCACCGGTCTGGAACTGCGCTGGCGTTCGCCCATGGGCGACCTGCGCATCGCCTACGGCATTCCGCTGGTTCAGGACTATGACAAGGAACGTGAGAATGGCCGTATAGAATTCAGCATGGGCCAGTTCTTCTAG
- a CDS encoding methyl-accepting chemotaxis protein, whose amino-acid sequence MKMRLLSKMLLYILTPAIAGLLLLAGVSYQMSEDILRDQIRNDARSLLRCQTIGLHAMLQVMEEALSMVAADNRVKLYLDSVNDKMPEVMTRTMYADADAALDSFVSLNSNFAFCGVAGLDGKAIAHHVAGEKHPSKSVGVSFTDRDYFQRGMQGKKTIVGVISKTTGKITTVMGLPILRDGKPAGIVWAGIDNENMASKTTSQIDFGSRGSIYAYDSHGKVMLHRAPKAYGRDDSSKPYMAEILKNPEGRVRFVAADGREKTIYYQAMPAEGWVLCLEFDREEIFNPINVMLSNSMLLTLVSTLAVGLIIFFAARAIARMLKGISGMAEAVAQGRLEASASEKALLLRAAKRRDEFSTLALGMENMIDNIKRLLQESAQKARDAQQATEQAKLATARAEEAAQKAENAKREGMLAAAGQLEEVVEIISAASNQLTGRIEQSDHIAAQSAQRLSEAATAMNEMNATVQEVARNASSASAVSAETRTNAESGANIVENALKSIGQVQKVSLALKDDMTKLNQHAQAITQIMNVISDIADQTNLLALNAAIEAARAGEAGRGFAVVADEVRKLAEKTMASTNDVGNAIGAIQQSASQSVAAMDKALEEVNTATDFASQSGAALRGIVRNVEATADQVSAIATASEEQSAASEEINQSIVEVNDMSGQTAQAMGEASKAVADLAQQARRLSELIEAMKRS is encoded by the coding sequence ATGAAGATGCGACTGCTGAGCAAAATGCTTCTGTACATTCTTACCCCGGCGATTGCTGGTCTGCTGCTGCTGGCTGGTGTAAGCTACCAGATGTCCGAGGACATTTTGCGCGATCAGATCCGCAACGACGCCCGCTCCCTGTTGCGTTGCCAGACCATCGGCCTCCACGCCATGCTGCAGGTCATGGAGGAAGCCCTCTCCATGGTTGCCGCCGACAACCGGGTCAAACTGTACCTTGACTCCGTCAACGACAAAATGCCCGAGGTCATGACGCGCACCATGTATGCCGATGCGGACGCGGCCCTCGATAGCTTTGTGTCGCTCAATTCCAATTTTGCCTTTTGCGGCGTTGCCGGTCTTGACGGCAAGGCCATAGCCCACCATGTCGCGGGCGAAAAGCATCCCAGTAAATCCGTAGGCGTGAGCTTTACCGACCGTGATTATTTTCAGCGCGGCATGCAAGGCAAAAAAACCATTGTGGGCGTGATCAGTAAAACCACGGGCAAAATTACCACGGTAATGGGCCTGCCCATTCTGCGCGACGGCAAACCGGCCGGCATTGTCTGGGCGGGCATCGACAACGAAAACATGGCCAGCAAAACCACCAGCCAGATTGATTTTGGCTCCAGAGGCAGCATCTACGCCTACGACTCCCATGGCAAAGTCATGCTGCACCGCGCCCCCAAGGCCTACGGGCGCGACGACAGCAGCAAGCCATACATGGCCGAGATTCTTAAAAATCCAGAGGGCCGCGTCAGGTTTGTCGCCGCAGACGGGCGAGAAAAAACCATCTATTATCAGGCCATGCCCGCTGAAGGCTGGGTTTTGTGCCTGGAATTTGACCGGGAAGAAATATTCAATCCCATCAATGTGATGCTGAGCAACAGCATGCTGCTGACCCTGGTCAGCACGCTAGCGGTGGGGCTGATCATCTTTTTTGCGGCGCGGGCCATCGCCCGTATGCTCAAAGGCATTTCGGGCATGGCCGAAGCCGTGGCCCAGGGCCGCCTTGAGGCCAGCGCCAGCGAAAAAGCCCTGCTGCTCCGGGCTGCCAAACGCCGCGACGAATTCAGCACCCTGGCCCTGGGCATGGAAAACATGATTGATAACATCAAGCGCCTGCTGCAGGAGAGCGCGCAAAAAGCCCGTGACGCCCAACAGGCTACCGAACAGGCCAAGCTCGCCACCGCCAGGGCCGAAGAGGCCGCCCAAAAGGCTGAAAACGCCAAGCGTGAAGGCATGCTGGCGGCGGCTGGCCAGCTGGAAGAAGTCGTGGAGATTATTTCCGCCGCCTCAAACCAGCTCACGGGGCGTATAGAGCAGTCGGACCATATCGCGGCCCAGTCGGCCCAGCGCCTCAGCGAGGCCGCAACAGCCATGAATGAAATGAACGCCACCGTGCAGGAGGTGGCCCGCAACGCCTCCTCCGCCTCGGCGGTGTCTGCAGAAACGCGCACCAATGCCGAGAGCGGAGCCAATATTGTAGAAAACGCCCTCAAGAGCATCGGGCAGGTGCAAAAGGTCTCGCTGGCGCTCAAGGACGACATGACCAAGCTCAACCAGCATGCGCAGGCCATCACCCAGATCATGAACGTCATCTCGGACATCGCCGACCAGACCAACCTGCTGGCCCTTAACGCGGCCATTGAAGCGGCGCGGGCGGGCGAGGCCGGGCGAGGCTTTGCCGTGGTTGCCGACGAGGTACGCAAACTGGCCGAAAAAACCATGGCCTCCACCAATGATGTGGGCAACGCCATCGGGGCCATCCAGCAGAGCGCTTCGCAGAGCGTGGCCGCCATGGACAAGGCACTGGAAGAGGTCAACACCGCCACAGACTTTGCCAGCCAGTCGGGCGCGGCCCTGCGGGGTATTGTGCGCAACGTCGAGGCCACCGCTGATCAGGTGAGCGCCATAGCCACGGCCAGCGAAGAGCAGTCCGCAGCCAGCGAAGAAATCAACCAGTCCATCGTCGAGGTAAACGACATGTCCGGTCAGACGGCGCAGGCCATGGGCGAAGCCTCAAAGGCCGTCGCCGACCTTGCCCAGCAGGCGCGCAGGCTGAGCGAGCTCATCGAGGCCATGAAGCGCAGCTGA